The Microbacterium luteum genome includes a region encoding these proteins:
- a CDS encoding type II secretion system F family protein, with protein MAARLMRRRVEPDRADPAGTVLRLAVMLQAGVGPARSWEMLAAAGDIAAVRVMAAVSDGGDLATAIASSAAGPPHRRRDPGASERAAAWGDVAAAWRVATTVGAPLAASLRGLSVALRDAEEAADDVRVALAEPRATARLMGWLPAVGVVLAAAFGFDTFAALTRSPLGAVCLVGGLLLTLAAHRWNAVLVRKAGGASHIPGMGAELFAIALSGGVSIARAQALVASASALTESAEERDVAEPALELSRRAGVPAVEMLRASAALARHRARVDGRLRAAHLASRLLVPLGVCTLPAFLLLGVAPMMLGVLGAVPLDLPSAPP; from the coding sequence GTGGCCGCCCGCCTGATGCGCCGTCGCGTCGAGCCCGACCGGGCCGATCCGGCGGGGACGGTGCTGCGGCTCGCGGTCATGCTGCAGGCCGGTGTGGGTCCCGCCCGCTCGTGGGAGATGCTCGCGGCCGCCGGCGACATCGCGGCGGTCCGCGTCATGGCCGCCGTCTCCGACGGAGGCGATCTGGCCACGGCGATCGCCTCGTCGGCGGCCGGACCGCCGCATCGGCGCCGAGACCCCGGGGCGTCGGAGCGCGCGGCGGCATGGGGTGATGTGGCGGCCGCGTGGCGCGTCGCGACGACGGTCGGAGCACCGCTGGCCGCGAGCCTGCGCGGATTGTCCGTCGCCCTCCGCGACGCCGAGGAGGCGGCCGACGACGTGCGCGTCGCCCTGGCGGAGCCTCGCGCGACGGCGAGGCTGATGGGATGGCTTCCCGCGGTCGGCGTCGTGCTGGCCGCGGCCTTCGGATTCGACACGTTCGCCGCCCTCACCCGCTCGCCCCTGGGCGCCGTGTGTCTCGTGGGCGGTCTGCTGCTCACCCTGGCGGCGCACCGGTGGAACGCGGTCCTCGTGCGTAAGGCCGGCGGCGCATCCCACATCCCCGGCATGGGGGCGGAGCTGTTCGCCATCGCCTTGAGCGGAGGGGTGTCGATCGCACGCGCGCAGGCACTCGTCGCCTCGGCCTCGGCACTCACGGAAAGCGCCGAGGAGCGCGACGTCGCCGAGCCGGCACTCGAACTCTCCCGTCGGGCGGGCGTACCCGCGGTCGAGATGCTGCGCGCATCGGCGGCTCTCGCGCGACATCGCGCCCGCGTCGACGGACGCCTGCGCGCCGCCCACCTCGCCTCGCGCCTTCTCGTACCGCTCGGGGTGTGCACGCTGCCGGCGTTCCTGCTGCTCGGTGTCGCCCCGATGATGCTCGGCGTGCTCGGGGCCGTGCCGCTCGATCTCCCATCCGCCCCGCCCTGA
- a CDS encoding Rv3654c family TadE-like protein, which produces MPGTAATVGAIGAATTLIGALAVVGMASGGAQRLAGAADAAALAAADAASGAATGVPCERAAEVAEANGVTVASCDLAELIATVTLSSTFAGMPFHASARAGPPP; this is translated from the coding sequence ATGCCAGGCACCGCAGCCACGGTCGGCGCGATCGGTGCCGCAACGACCCTCATCGGAGCGCTCGCCGTCGTCGGCATGGCCTCCGGGGGTGCCCAGCGACTCGCCGGCGCCGCCGACGCAGCGGCCCTCGCAGCCGCAGATGCCGCCTCGGGTGCGGCGACCGGGGTGCCCTGCGAGCGAGCCGCGGAGGTCGCCGAAGCGAACGGCGTCACCGTGGCATCGTGCGACCTCGCGGAGCTCATCGCGACCGTGACGCTGTCGTCGACATTCGCGGGGATGCCCTTCCACGCGTCGGCGCGAGCCGGCCCACCGCCGTGA
- a CDS encoding DUF4244 domain-containing protein, giving the protein MSFPTLTTARARRLFADDSGAATAEYAIATMAAVAFAGLLVVIMRSDEVRGILTDLVRRALTVE; this is encoded by the coding sequence ATGTCCTTTCCGACCCTCACCACTGCCCGAGCCCGACGTCTGTTCGCTGACGACAGCGGGGCTGCGACCGCCGAGTACGCGATCGCCACCATGGCAGCCGTCGCCTTCGCGGGACTCCTGGTGGTCATCATGAGATCCGACGAGGTGCGCGGCATCCTCACCGACCTGGTCCGCCGCGCCCTCACGGTCGAATGA
- a CDS encoding TadE family type IV pilus minor pilin: MRRGVLGGGFPTDDRGAVAAEFAVALPALVLVIALGVGALSAGSRQVRLQDAVADAARLAAREEDPGRAAGAVTSAVPGASVEITARGDLVCVRAAIDAAPLPITLRAEGCALAGGL, encoded by the coding sequence ATGAGGCGCGGCGTTCTCGGCGGCGGGTTCCCGACCGACGACCGCGGGGCCGTCGCCGCCGAGTTCGCCGTCGCGCTGCCGGCCCTGGTTCTGGTGATCGCGCTGGGGGTCGGCGCGTTGAGCGCCGGCTCCCGGCAGGTGCGCCTGCAGGATGCCGTCGCGGACGCGGCGCGTCTGGCGGCCCGCGAGGAGGATCCCGGGCGCGCGGCCGGCGCCGTCACCTCGGCGGTGCCCGGCGCCTCGGTCGAGATCACGGCGCGGGGCGATCTCGTCTGCGTACGCGCTGCGATCGACGCCGCGCCGCTGCCGATCACCCTGCGGGCGGAAGGCTGCGCGCTGGCGGGCGGACTCTGA